Proteins encoded together in one Haemorhous mexicanus isolate bHaeMex1 unplaced genomic scaffold, bHaeMex1.pri scaffold_234_ctg1, whole genome shotgun sequence window:
- the GRWD1 gene encoding glutamate-rich WD repeat-containing protein 1 produces the protein MQNLHGLRGGRGRDSSDSDSDSDSDSELEGEGREPQLLLIMAPHYGGVNRLRVTSLGGSPVAAVWSERGQVEVLDLRGALGALGTEFGEGDSGRGPKSVQQGALPALATFSGHLDEGFGLDWSPQSPGRLLSGDVRGRIHRWEPREGGWAVDQRPLLGHGGSVEDIQWSPSEASVFISCSADASIRVWDVRAPPARACQLSLASAHDGDVNVLTWSRRDPAALLSGGDDGTLRLWDLRSIRSSPSSVATFKQHRGPITSVQWHPGESGVLAAAGEDDLVTQWDLGVERDPQETGEGAAEGEGLSELPPQLLFLHQGEREVKELHWHPQCPGLLLCTGREGIAAFRTISV, from the exons atgcagAACCTGCACGGGCtgcggggggggaggggcagggacagcagcgaCAGcgacagtgacagtgacagcgaCAGCGAGCtggagggggaggggcgggaGCCGCAGCTGCTGCTCATCATGGCCCCCCACTATGGGGGGGTCAACAGGCTCAGG GTGACGTCCCTGGGGGGGTCCCCGGTGGCGGCCGTGTGGTCGGAGCGGGGCCAGGTGGAGGTGCTGGATTTGAGGGGGGCCCTGGGGGCCCTGGGGacggaatttggggagggggattcgGGGAGGGGGCCCAAGAGCGtccagcagggagctctgcccgCCCTGGCCACCTTCAGCGGGCACCTGGACGAGGGATTCGGGCTGGActggagcccccagagcccag GCCGGCTGCTGTCCGGGGACGTGCGCGGGCGCATCCATCGCTGGGAGCCGCGCGAGGGCGGCTGGGCCGTGGACCAGCGGCCGCTGCTGGGGCACGGCGGCAGCGTGGAGGACATCCAGTGGTCACCCAGCGAGGCCTCG GTGTTCATCTCGTGTTCCGCGGACGCCTCCATCCGCGTGTGGGACGTGCGGGCGCCCCCGGCCCGCgcctgccagctcagcctggcctcgGCCCACGACGGCGACGTCAACgtgctcacctggagcaggagggaccCGGCGGCGCTGCTCAGCGGGGGGGACGATGGCACCCTGCGCCTCTGGGACCTCAGGAGCATCCGG agcagcccctcgAGCGTGGCCACCTTCAAGCAGCACCGCGGCCCCATCACCTCGGTGCAGTGGCACCCGGGCGAGAGCGGCGTCCTGGCGGCCGCGGGCGAGGACGACCTGGTCACCCAGTGGGACCTGGGCGTGGAGAGGGACCCCCAGgaaactggggagggggctgcggAGGGGGAGGGGCTCTCAGAGCTGCCcccccagctgctgttcctgcaccagggggagagggaggtgaAGGAGCTGCACTGGCACCCGCAgtgcccggggctgctgctgtgcacgGGGCGCGAGGGCATCGCCGCCTTCCGCACCATCAGCGTGTGA